The Geotalea uraniireducens Rf4 genome window below encodes:
- the recF gene encoding DNA replication/repair protein RecF (All proteins in this family for which functions are known are DNA-binding proteins that assist the filamentation of RecA onto DNA for the initiation of recombination or recombinational repair.), whose protein sequence is MKLNKIYLLSFRNLEKIELTPAHRFNIFYGKNAQGKTNLLESIFLLGTMKSFKMAKNSEMVRWGSDQSLIKGWVERDGVTREIALFIDKQGKKIKLDRKSVTKVDEFFGNLNVVVFTPEEINMVRGVPDLRRKYLDRAVFSSDVTYLHAYHDYCKILKNRNILLKSGEKSGLDVWTEKLAEYGRKVINKRLDYLHEIQELLSKFYNDISGTEEVVEIRYRPHLMDMENYEKDNCGALSEALVKCAAEEQRRGTTLVGPHRDDIDFVLNGRALKQFGSQGQQRSYVLALKMSEIDCLHQKFDSPPILLLDDMTSELDQDRNRNLMEFLKKKEMQVFITTTSLQNISLEGIENHRTFLVSEGKVLH, encoded by the coding sequence ATGAAATTAAATAAAATATATCTTTTATCATTCAGGAACCTGGAAAAAATTGAACTGACACCGGCGCATCGCTTTAATATTTTTTACGGCAAGAATGCCCAGGGAAAGACCAACTTACTGGAATCAATCTTTCTGCTCGGCACCATGAAGTCGTTTAAGATGGCAAAAAACAGCGAAATGGTAAGGTGGGGCTCGGATCAAAGTCTTATAAAAGGCTGGGTCGAACGGGATGGCGTAACCAGAGAAATTGCACTCTTTATTGATAAACAGGGAAAAAAAATCAAGCTGGACCGGAAATCGGTAACAAAGGTTGATGAATTTTTCGGCAACCTGAATGTCGTGGTTTTTACGCCGGAAGAAATCAATATGGTCAGGGGGGTACCCGATCTCCGGAGAAAATATCTCGATCGGGCGGTATTCAGTAGTGATGTAACATACCTCCACGCTTATCACGATTACTGCAAGATCCTGAAAAACAGGAACATACTTTTAAAGAGCGGTGAAAAATCAGGGCTCGATGTCTGGACGGAAAAGCTTGCAGAGTACGGCAGAAAAGTCATCAACAAAAGACTGGACTATCTCCATGAAATACAGGAATTGTTGAGTAAATTTTACAATGACATTTCGGGGACCGAAGAGGTGGTGGAGATTAGATACCGACCACACCTGATGGATATGGAGAATTACGAAAAAGATAACTGCGGGGCACTGAGCGAGGCACTGGTGAAGTGTGCGGCTGAGGAACAGCGCAGAGGAACGACATTGGTCGGTCCGCACCGCGATGATATAGACTTTGTGCTTAATGGCAGGGCATTGAAACAGTTTGGATCCCAAGGTCAACAAAGAAGCTATGTGCTGGCACTAAAAATGTCTGAAATAGATTGCTTGCACCAAAAGTTCGACAGCCCGCCGATTCTGCTTCTCGACGACATGACCTCAGAACTTGATCAGGACAGAAACCGAAACCTGATGGAATTTTTGAAAAAAAAAGAGATGCAGGTTTTTATAACCACCACATCTTTGCAGAACATATCACTGGAAGGAATTGAAAACCACAGAACGTTCCTCGTCAGCGAGGGAAAGGTTCTTCACTAG
- the gyrB gene encoding DNA topoisomerase (ATP-hydrolyzing) subunit B encodes MSDDTTSKDYGADKIKVLEGLSAVRKRPAMYIGSTSVQGLHHLVYEIVDNSIDEALAGHCDDILVTINVDGSVTVVDNGRGIPTDMHPTEGKSAAEVVLTVLHAGGKFDNSSYKVSGGLHGVGVSVVNALSKKLELEIRRDGKLFRQSYRCGDPQGPLEVVGETKKRGTKITFFPDDEIFETTEFSFDTLSQRLREMAFLNAGVRIKIVDERTEKVHEFFYEGGINSFVEYLNKNKTPIHPKPIYISGEKGGVEMEIAMQYNDSYDEKIFTFANNINTHEGGTHLIGFKAALTRTMNTYANANNLLKNVKENISGEDLREGLTSVISVKIPQPQFEGQTKTKLGNSEVKGYVETLMNEKLATYLEENPQIAKRILEKSIDAARAREAARRARDLTRRKGALEVGTLPGKLADCQEKDPALCELFLVEGDSAGGSAKQGRDRKYQAILPLKGKILNVEKARFDKMLSSQEIRTLIAALGTSIGKGDFDIAKLRYHRIIIMTDADVDGSHILTLLLTFFFRQMLEMIERGYLYIAQPPLYKIKRGRKEQYLKNEAALQNYLLEEGTEDMTLRLGSDERTYRGKQIIPLLKQLIEHNSLFGKVVKKGLNEELLKMFLKSGVKSGFEELRDLEPYLAKMKESFAGSDYVVSEQKIIFMIGNVRVSIDHHTVAALNSYEYELLAESQNRIEKLIGDVKATVSTEEKQLFESESHEELLAFFFETAKKGLYIQRYKGLGEMNPEQLWETTMHPENRVLLQVKIEDIVEAEEIFTVLMGDQVEPRREFIEQNALNVSNLDI; translated from the coding sequence ATGAGCGACGATACAACTTCAAAAGATTACGGTGCGGACAAGATAAAGGTACTGGAGGGGCTTTCTGCCGTACGGAAACGTCCTGCCATGTATATTGGCTCCACATCGGTACAGGGACTCCATCACCTGGTTTACGAAATTGTCGACAATTCCATAGACGAAGCATTGGCCGGACATTGTGACGACATCTTGGTCACCATTAATGTTGACGGCTCAGTAACGGTGGTGGACAACGGCCGCGGCATTCCGACGGATATGCATCCGACAGAAGGAAAATCAGCGGCGGAAGTGGTTTTGACGGTGCTCCATGCCGGCGGCAAGTTCGACAACAGTTCTTACAAGGTTTCCGGCGGATTGCACGGCGTCGGCGTGTCGGTGGTTAACGCACTTTCGAAAAAGCTGGAGTTGGAGATCCGCCGGGATGGAAAGCTGTTCCGACAATCCTATCGTTGCGGAGATCCGCAAGGACCCCTGGAAGTAGTGGGTGAAACAAAGAAGCGGGGGACAAAAATAACCTTTTTCCCGGATGATGAGATATTCGAGACCACGGAATTCTCGTTCGACACACTTTCCCAACGTCTGCGGGAAATGGCATTCCTCAACGCAGGGGTCAGGATAAAGATTGTCGACGAGAGAACGGAAAAGGTCCATGAATTCTTCTACGAAGGCGGAATCAACTCCTTTGTGGAATACCTGAACAAGAACAAGACACCGATCCATCCCAAGCCGATCTACATCAGCGGCGAAAAAGGCGGGGTGGAGATGGAAATTGCCATGCAGTACAACGATTCCTATGATGAGAAGATATTCACCTTCGCCAACAACATCAACACCCATGAAGGTGGAACCCATCTCATCGGATTCAAGGCTGCCCTGACCCGTACCATGAACACCTATGCCAACGCCAACAACCTGCTCAAAAACGTCAAGGAGAACATTTCCGGCGAAGACCTGCGCGAAGGTTTGACATCTGTGATATCGGTCAAAATCCCCCAGCCCCAGTTCGAAGGTCAGACCAAGACCAAACTCGGCAACTCTGAGGTCAAGGGTTATGTGGAAACCCTGATGAATGAGAAGCTCGCCACCTATCTGGAAGAGAACCCGCAGATTGCCAAGCGCATTCTTGAAAAATCCATCGATGCTGCCCGCGCCAGGGAAGCTGCCCGCAGGGCCCGTGATCTGACCCGTCGCAAAGGGGCGCTGGAAGTGGGAACCCTCCCCGGCAAACTGGCTGACTGCCAGGAAAAAGACCCTGCGCTTTGCGAATTGTTCCTCGTGGAAGGTGACTCTGCCGGCGGCTCGGCAAAACAGGGAAGGGACCGGAAGTACCAGGCGATTCTCCCGCTCAAGGGGAAGATCCTCAACGTGGAAAAGGCCCGTTTCGACAAAATGCTTTCATCCCAGGAGATCAGGACCCTCATAGCGGCACTCGGTACCAGTATCGGCAAGGGAGATTTCGATATCGCCAAGCTCCGTTACCATCGCATCATCATCATGACCGATGCCGATGTGGACGGTTCCCACATCCTGACGTTGCTGTTGACGTTTTTCTTCAGGCAGATGCTGGAAATGATCGAGCGCGGCTACCTCTACATCGCCCAGCCGCCGCTTTATAAGATCAAGCGGGGGAGAAAAGAACAGTACCTGAAAAACGAGGCGGCCCTGCAGAATTACCTGCTTGAGGAAGGGACGGAAGACATGACGCTCCGTCTCGGCAGCGATGAACGGACCTATCGGGGCAAACAGATCATTCCGCTGCTCAAGCAACTTATCGAGCACAATTCCCTGTTCGGCAAGGTAGTAAAGAAGGGTCTCAACGAGGAACTGCTGAAGATGTTCCTGAAAAGCGGAGTAAAGAGCGGCTTCGAGGAGTTGCGCGACCTGGAGCCATACTTGGCGAAGATGAAGGAAAGCTTTGCCGGCTCCGACTACGTGGTTAGTGAGCAGAAGATAATCTTCATGATCGGCAATGTTCGGGTCAGCATTGATCATCACACCGTTGCTGCCCTGAATTCCTACGAATACGAATTACTGGCGGAGAGTCAGAACAGAATAGAGAAACTCATTGGTGATGTCAAGGCAACGGTGTCGACGGAGGAGAAGCAGCTGTTTGAAAGCGAAAGCCACGAGGAGTTGCTCGCCTTCTTCTTCGAAACGGCAAAAAAGGGGCTCTACATCCAGCGTTACAAAGGCTTGGGGGAAATGAACCCGGAACAGCTCTGGGAAACCACCATGCATCCGGAAAACCGGGTACTGCTCCAGGTCAAGATCGAAGATATCGTCGAAGCGGAAGAGATATTCACGGTGCTCATGGGCGACCAGGTCGAACCGCGGCGTGAATTCATCGAACAGAATGCGTTGAATGTGTCGAATCTGGACATTTAA
- the gyrA gene encoding DNA gyrase subunit A: MLTQTNKVAVNIEDEMKRSYMDYAMSVIIGRALPDVRDGLKPVHRRCLYAMYDMGNDYNKPYKKSARVVGDVIGKYHPHGDTAVYDTLVRMAQDFSLRYPLVDGQGNFGSIDGDSPAAMRYTEIRMYQLAHELLADLDKETVEMGPNYDDSLQEPLVLPAKFPNLLVNGSSGIAVGMATNIPPHNLSEVIDGIIAVIQNPLLTFEELIELIPGPDFPTAGFIYGREGIVSAYGTGRGIIQMRARAMIETHKKTERQSIVVTEIPYQVNKARLVEKIAELVREKKIEGISDLRDESDREGMRIVIELKKDENPQILLNHLYKQTQMQSSFGIIMLAIVNNRPRVLTLRETINYFIDHRREIVTRRTIFDLKKAEARAHILEGLKIALDNLDEVINLIKSSASPAEAKTGLMSRFGLSEIQAQAILDMRLHRLTGLERDKIVAEYLEILKYIARLKEILASETEILNIIVGELRELKDKFGDKRRTEIVSQTAEISLEDTIVEEDMVVTISHTGYIKRNAVTLYRAQRRGGKGKTGMKTKEEDFVEQLFIASSKDYLMFFTDAGKVYWLKVYEIPEAGRATRGKAIVNLLNLSTNEKITAILPVKEFTADKFIMMATRNGVVKKTPLLEYSHPRVGGIIAVNLDEGDKLITVALTDGRQDVLLASKNGKSIRFKESDVRTVGRVSRGVRGMTLEDDDVVIGMEILNENFTDSTLFTVTENGFGKRTELSEYRCQSRGGKGVITIKTTERNGCVVDIKQVTDENDLMLITDQGKILRVPVAGFSIIGRNTQGVRLMVTEDEERIVAVARLAEKEDEEESEETADNGPEAENVEEE; encoded by the coding sequence ATGCTTACTCAAACGAACAAGGTAGCGGTCAACATAGAAGATGAAATGAAGCGGTCGTACATGGATTATGCCATGTCGGTCATTATCGGTCGTGCCCTCCCCGACGTGCGGGATGGTCTGAAGCCGGTACATCGGCGTTGCCTCTATGCCATGTACGACATGGGCAACGATTACAACAAGCCTTACAAGAAATCGGCCCGCGTGGTCGGTGATGTTATCGGTAAGTACCATCCCCATGGCGATACAGCGGTCTACGACACCCTGGTACGTATGGCCCAGGACTTTTCCCTCCGTTACCCGCTGGTTGACGGCCAGGGCAACTTCGGCTCCATCGACGGCGATTCCCCTGCGGCCATGCGTTATACGGAAATCCGCATGTACCAGCTGGCCCATGAACTTCTGGCCGACCTGGACAAGGAAACCGTCGAAATGGGGCCGAACTACGACGATTCGTTGCAGGAACCGCTGGTGCTGCCGGCCAAGTTCCCCAACCTGCTCGTCAACGGCTCTTCCGGGATCGCCGTCGGCATGGCGACCAACATCCCCCCGCACAACCTGTCGGAGGTGATCGACGGCATCATCGCGGTGATCCAGAATCCATTGCTGACCTTTGAAGAGTTGATTGAACTGATCCCGGGACCTGACTTTCCCACCGCCGGCTTCATCTACGGCCGGGAAGGAATAGTCTCCGCATACGGGACCGGCCGCGGCATCATCCAGATGCGGGCGCGCGCCATGATCGAGACCCACAAGAAGACGGAACGCCAGTCCATCGTCGTTACCGAGATCCCCTACCAGGTCAACAAGGCCAGGCTAGTGGAGAAGATTGCCGAACTGGTGCGTGAAAAGAAGATAGAGGGTATTTCCGACCTGCGCGACGAATCGGACCGGGAAGGGATGCGGATCGTCATCGAGCTGAAGAAGGACGAGAACCCGCAGATACTCCTCAACCACCTCTATAAGCAGACCCAGATGCAGTCGTCGTTCGGCATCATCATGCTCGCCATCGTCAACAACCGGCCGCGGGTGCTGACCCTGCGCGAAACCATCAATTACTTCATCGACCACCGCCGCGAGATCGTTACCCGGCGGACCATCTTCGACCTGAAAAAGGCCGAGGCCCGCGCCCATATCCTGGAAGGTCTCAAGATCGCCCTCGACAATCTTGACGAGGTGATCAACCTGATAAAATCATCTGCTTCTCCTGCCGAGGCCAAGACGGGACTGATGAGCCGTTTCGGACTCTCGGAAATCCAGGCCCAGGCAATCCTCGACATGCGGCTCCACCGCCTCACCGGCCTGGAACGGGACAAGATCGTGGCAGAGTACCTGGAGATTCTCAAGTACATCGCCCGACTCAAGGAAATCCTCGCTTCGGAGACGGAGATCCTCAACATCATCGTCGGTGAACTGCGGGAGTTGAAGGATAAATTCGGCGACAAAAGACGCACCGAAATCGTCAGCCAGACCGCGGAAATCTCCCTGGAGGACACCATCGTCGAAGAGGACATGGTGGTTACCATCTCCCATACCGGTTACATCAAGCGGAACGCGGTGACCCTCTACCGCGCCCAGCGCCGCGGCGGCAAAGGGAAGACCGGGATGAAGACCAAGGAAGAGGATTTCGTCGAGCAGCTCTTCATCGCCTCCTCCAAGGACTACCTGATGTTTTTCACCGATGCCGGCAAGGTCTACTGGCTCAAGGTATACGAAATCCCCGAAGCAGGACGCGCTACCAGAGGAAAGGCGATCGTCAATCTGCTCAACCTGTCGACAAATGAGAAGATCACGGCCATTCTCCCGGTCAAGGAGTTTACCGCGGACAAGTTCATCATGATGGCCACCCGCAACGGGGTGGTGAAAAAGACCCCTCTCCTGGAATACTCCCACCCCAGGGTCGGCGGCATCATCGCGGTCAACCTGGACGAAGGTGACAAGCTTATTACCGTGGCGCTGACCGATGGCAGGCAGGATGTGCTGCTCGCCTCGAAAAACGGCAAATCCATCCGCTTCAAGGAGTCTGATGTCAGGACAGTGGGCCGTGTCTCCCGCGGGGTGAGGGGAATGACCCTGGAGGATGACGATGTGGTAATAGGCATGGAAATTCTAAACGAGAATTTTACCGATTCCACTCTCTTTACCGTCACTGAAAATGGTTTCGGCAAGCGGACCGAATTGAGTGAATACCGCTGCCAGTCCCGGGGGGGCAAAGGGGTTATTACCATTAAAACCACGGAACGGAACGGCTGCGTGGTTGATATCAAGCAGGTCACCGATGAAAACGACCTGATGCTCATCACTGACCAGGGAAAAATCCTTCGCGTGCCGGTGGCCGGTTTCTCCATCATCGGCCGGAATACCCAGGGCGTAAGGCTGATGGTCACCGAGGACGAGGAGCGGATCGTTGCGGTGGCGCGGCTTGCCGAGAAGGAAGACGAGGAAGAATCTGAAGAAACAGCTGATAACGGACCGGAAGCGGAGAATGTGGAGGAAGAATAG
- a CDS encoding HEAT repeat domain-containing protein, with product MQKRKKIDTTLKERRGILCLLEKLKQENITLDEMEEIGATLKKSGKRALRPLVRQLWRERSGDLISKYTYLLDFFEDEVWIDQLIQIALKRRDLDNDGKAAMLAALEGYGVDVSSPPFSTLFAGVGNPLSFSMPEILDRGEEGLVSFMEEFLLYPREIQLIVIRELPSVADPRVITLLEVLLRLDCDEVVAAALTALGRIRDERSVAVLRNYLPQGDETLLKLAARSLRRLSFLGVDIGKTLPQTSPLPFHGCFASPPDGDGRRSLVISRWVDADTLTVLYLQVDEMRGIIGTWGCRGVTPDEFAEELTDIRGEEGVVAVDPDYALLLARDALYRSTENPLGLPAEFYVRRGMFHDDELVPAQYHPDFQDCGLRRVPRLSGGSEAFDSLFDDDFFSCWFMANGSVYDFAEEWRELEKNCSGKLLAQGLESILERFCRKLFAPEIDLIQRRLLLTADLMRHVGRESSLVEKTVALASSLGKYELPYHFHPFLRRFALESMDMAREALAEGYDLRQHPADADDDDWDE from the coding sequence ATGCAAAAGCGGAAAAAAATAGATACGACGCTTAAAGAGCGCCGCGGCATCCTTTGCTTGCTCGAAAAGCTGAAGCAGGAAAACATCACCCTGGATGAAATGGAAGAGATCGGCGCCACGCTGAAAAAATCCGGAAAACGGGCGCTACGTCCGCTGGTAAGGCAGTTGTGGCGGGAAAGAAGCGGCGATCTGATCTCCAAGTATACGTACCTGCTCGATTTTTTTGAAGACGAGGTTTGGATAGACCAGCTGATCCAGATAGCCCTCAAGCGCCGGGATCTGGACAATGACGGCAAGGCCGCGATGTTGGCCGCATTGGAAGGTTACGGCGTGGATGTGAGCTCCCCCCCCTTTTCAACCCTTTTTGCGGGTGTCGGCAATCCGTTGAGCTTTTCCATGCCGGAGATTCTGGACAGGGGAGAAGAAGGACTTGTCTCCTTCATGGAAGAGTTTCTCCTGTATCCGAGGGAGATTCAACTGATTGTCATCCGCGAACTCCCTTCAGTTGCCGACCCGCGTGTCATAACCCTGCTGGAGGTCCTGCTCCGGCTTGATTGCGATGAGGTAGTTGCTGCAGCACTCACTGCATTGGGAAGAATCAGAGACGAAAGATCTGTCGCCGTATTGCGGAATTATCTCCCCCAGGGAGACGAAACGCTGCTCAAGCTTGCTGCCCGGAGCTTGCGCCGGCTTTCATTTTTAGGGGTGGATATAGGTAAAACCCTGCCGCAGACATCTCCCCTCCCCTTTCATGGATGCTTTGCGAGCCCTCCGGATGGCGATGGCCGTCGATCTCTTGTCATCTCCCGCTGGGTGGACGCGGACACACTCACGGTTCTTTACCTCCAGGTAGATGAAATGAGAGGAATCATTGGTACATGGGGTTGTAGAGGTGTTACTCCGGATGAATTCGCCGAAGAGCTGACCGATATTCGCGGCGAAGAGGGGGTGGTGGCAGTCGACCCTGACTACGCCCTTCTCTTGGCAAGGGATGCCTTGTATCGGAGCACGGAAAACCCTCTTGGCCTTCCAGCGGAATTTTACGTGCGACGCGGCATGTTCCACGACGACGAGCTTGTGCCGGCGCAGTATCATCCCGACTTCCAGGACTGCGGCTTGAGGCGCGTTCCCCGTTTAAGCGGGGGGAGTGAAGCTTTCGACTCACTCTTTGACGACGACTTTTTTTCCTGCTGGTTTATGGCCAACGGCAGCGTTTACGACTTCGCCGAAGAATGGCGCGAACTGGAAAAGAATTGCAGCGGCAAACTGCTGGCACAGGGACTGGAATCGATTCTGGAGCGTTTCTGCCGCAAACTTTTTGCGCCGGAAATTGACCTTATCCAAAGGAGGCTGCTGTTGACAGCCGACCTGATGCGCCATGTGGGCAGAGAGTCGTCGCTTGTGGAAAAAACAGTGGCCTTGGCCTCAAGCCTTGGCAAGTATGAGTTGCCGTACCATTTTCACCCGTTTCTGCGCCGTTTTGCCTTGGAAAGCATGGATATGGCCCGCGAGGCGCTGGCAGAAGGGTATGACCTGCGCCAGCACCCGGCAGATGCAGATGATGATGACTGGGATGAGTGA
- a CDS encoding NAD(P)H-dependent glycerol-3-phosphate dehydrogenase — MQENIGVIGAGSWGTTLADLLAKKGHNVTLWAYEPELVEEMTQTRSNSLFLPGISLSPELKFTNVLQEAVAGKTVLLFVVPSQVTRSVIKSALPFISGSALIVSASKGIELDTLKTVSQIYEEILPQELSANFSALSGPSFAREVAQEMPTAVAVASGRQDVAKHVQHTFTTRFFRVYTNDDVTGVELGGAIKNVIAIAAGISDGLGFGHNTRAALITRGLAEMTRLGRAMGAQTATFAGLAGIGDLVLTCTGDLSRNRSVGIKLGEGRRLAEILGEMRMVAEGVKTTESAYNLASRLKVEMPITEKVYQVLYKDKPAREAVLELMTRDLKAEDF; from the coding sequence ATGCAGGAAAACATAGGAGTGATCGGCGCTGGAAGCTGGGGAACGACCTTGGCAGACCTTCTGGCTAAAAAGGGGCATAACGTAACCCTGTGGGCATATGAACCGGAACTGGTTGAGGAGATGACGCAGACGCGAAGCAACAGCCTTTTCCTGCCGGGAATCAGCCTTTCGCCTGAGCTTAAATTCACCAATGTATTGCAGGAGGCCGTGGCCGGCAAGACGGTGCTACTGTTCGTTGTGCCTTCCCAGGTTACTCGAAGCGTAATCAAAAGCGCCCTTCCCTTCATCTCCGGTTCCGCGCTTATCGTCAGTGCTTCCAAGGGGATTGAACTGGATACCCTGAAGACCGTATCCCAGATCTATGAGGAAATTTTGCCGCAAGAACTCTCCGCCAATTTTTCCGCCTTGTCCGGCCCCAGCTTTGCCCGTGAAGTAGCCCAGGAAATGCCGACAGCCGTGGCCGTGGCCTCCGGGCGTCAGGATGTGGCAAAACATGTGCAGCATACTTTTACAACCAGATTTTTCCGAGTCTATACAAACGACGACGTAACCGGGGTGGAACTCGGTGGCGCAATTAAAAATGTCATTGCCATTGCTGCCGGCATATCCGATGGTTTAGGCTTCGGCCATAATACCCGCGCGGCTCTAATCACCCGCGGTCTGGCGGAGATGACCCGTCTTGGACGTGCCATGGGGGCTCAGACGGCCACATTTGCCGGTCTGGCAGGGATAGGGGACCTTGTGCTCACCTGCACGGGCGATCTTTCTCGCAATCGCAGTGTCGGGATCAAGCTCGGCGAGGGGCGGCGGCTTGCCGAAATTCTCGGCGAGATGCGCATGGTGGCGGAAGGGGTCAAGACTACCGAGTCCGCATATAACCTTGCCTCCAGGCTGAAGGTTGAAATGCCCATTACAGAAAAGGTATATCAGGTGCTGTATAAAGACAAACCGGCGCGCGAAGCAGTACTGGAACTCATGACCAGAGACTTGAAGGCAGAAGACTTTTGA
- a CDS encoding ATP-binding protein — MQLSLSIRSKLFLSILLILLVSYSTLLFTTFQSIEAHIENDIAKGLEEHLNYSRSQFFARADQIKYSLMQPVTAPPVQQHLRAKDSIWLRDALFRWRKVLPFIDTLAIMDADRTVVARLNSGQSGDRYLLSAIVEQAFREKRAVISTELVSNSFLCREGDTAYCPPLPKDGEAMMVTVAIPVIAPDGTLLGGVVAGDKINNDPNLSFQIQEIFGEDAEVTVTQRGLRIVSSRAEDSFLPATLDPHVMERLEKGYSFRGEAEIGNKLYETVFEPITNSRGEFVGSLSIALSKENLRKIRKDSLKNVLTSAVVGILLSFAIAFAAARKLTGPLRELAQGARMIEAGDLNQRVVVKSGDEVGTLAGSFNRMASALAERDSIISKKNQDLQELNELLEKKVTTRTAELSMEMGRLEAVLTCMAEGVVVTDKDNRVILFNPAAQNIFDLVPFRVVGQPIEQVCRVGEFTLLLDCIREIRESGGPVASRQEEMEVKGKKLKINLSPMADDAGQFAGVVMSIRDITAEEEVDRMKTDFISTVSHELKTPLTSMKGSLQLLLNRGKWLTDTERQLLSVCLRNTQRLIRLINEILDISKIESGGMKFDYKPLSMGELVVYAAEEIKGFALSRNISIVNSVGDHLPLIFGDHDRLIQVLTNLLSNAVKFSPEGKVVMVLAEREGNYLLVSVADRGKVIQWADREKLFKKFQQLNNADQLQQGGTGLGLAICKEIIEKHHGRIYYNAGKEGGNVFTFTVPIFEEDHGKG, encoded by the coding sequence ATGCAATTAAGCCTGAGCATAAGAAGCAAACTGTTTTTATCCATACTGCTGATACTCCTCGTTTCTTATTCCACGCTCCTCTTTACAACATTCCAAAGCATTGAAGCGCATATTGAAAATGATATTGCCAAAGGACTGGAAGAACATCTCAACTATTCACGCAGTCAGTTTTTTGCCCGTGCCGACCAGATAAAATACTCCCTCATGCAGCCGGTTACTGCCCCCCCGGTGCAACAGCACCTTCGAGCCAAAGACAGTATTTGGCTCAGGGATGCCTTGTTCCGTTGGCGCAAGGTTCTTCCGTTTATCGATACCTTGGCCATCATGGATGCCGACAGAACCGTAGTCGCCAGGCTGAACAGCGGGCAGAGCGGTGATCGTTACCTGCTTTCGGCCATAGTCGAACAGGCGTTCCGTGAGAAAAGGGCGGTGATTTCCACCGAACTTGTCAGCAATTCATTTCTCTGCCGGGAGGGGGATACCGCATATTGTCCGCCGTTGCCCAAAGACGGCGAAGCGATGATGGTAACTGTCGCTATTCCTGTTATCGCCCCGGACGGTACTCTCCTGGGGGGGGTAGTAGCCGGAGACAAAATCAACAACGACCCCAATCTGTCTTTTCAGATACAGGAGATCTTTGGTGAAGATGCGGAGGTCACCGTTACCCAGCGTGGACTACGGATAGTGAGCAGCCGTGCCGAAGATTCCTTCCTTCCCGCCACCCTCGACCCGCATGTCATGGAGCGATTGGAAAAGGGATACTCCTTCCGTGGCGAGGCGGAGATAGGAAACAAGCTATATGAAACGGTATTCGAGCCGATCACCAACAGCAGGGGGGAGTTTGTCGGTTCCCTTTCCATCGCCCTGTCCAAGGAAAATCTGCGTAAAATAAGAAAAGACAGCCTGAAAAACGTCCTTACTTCCGCTGTCGTCGGTATACTTTTGTCATTTGCCATAGCCTTTGCCGCTGCGCGGAAATTAACCGGCCCCCTGCGTGAGCTCGCCCAGGGAGCCAGGATGATAGAGGCCGGAGACCTGAACCAACGAGTAGTTGTGAAGAGCGGGGATGAGGTCGGGACGCTGGCCGGTTCCTTCAACCGGATGGCGAGTGCTCTTGCCGAGCGCGACAGCATTATTTCCAAAAAGAACCAGGACCTCCAGGAATTGAATGAACTCCTGGAAAAAAAGGTTACGACACGAACCGCCGAACTCAGCATGGAAATGGGGCGGCTTGAAGCTGTTCTCACTTGCATGGCAGAGGGGGTAGTTGTTACCGACAAGGATAACCGGGTAATCCTTTTTAATCCGGCAGCGCAGAATATTTTCGACCTCGTTCCGTTCCGGGTGGTCGGACAACCGATTGAACAAGTATGCAGAGTGGGAGAGTTCACCCTGTTGCTGGATTGCATTCGGGAAATCAGGGAGTCCGGCGGACCAGTTGCAAGCCGGCAAGAGGAGATGGAAGTAAAAGGGAAAAAGCTGAAAATCAACCTGTCTCCCATGGCGGATGATGCCGGCCAATTTGCCGGCGTCGTCATGTCGATCCGCGATATAACGGCTGAGGAAGAAGTGGACAGAATGAAGACCGACTTTATTTCGACGGTCTCCCATGAACTGAAAACACCCTTGACATCAATGAAGGGCTCTCTGCAACTCCTCCTGAATCGGGGCAAGTGGCTGACCGATACCGAGCGGCAGCTGCTTTCCGTCTGTCTGCGCAATACCCAGCGCCTTATCAGGCTGATCAACGAAATTCTCGATATATCAAAGATTGAGTCGGGAGGGATGAAATTCGATTATAAACCGCTCTCCATGGGAGAACTGGTGGTCTACGCAGCCGAAGAGATCAAGGGTTTCGCCTTGAGCCGCAATATTTCCATTGTCAACAGCGTCGGCGATCATTTACCCCTGATATTCGGAGATCATGACAGGCTTATCCAGGTTTTGACCAACCTCCTTTCCAATGCGGTGAAGTTTTCGCCAGAGGGTAAAGTCGTCATGGTTTTGGCGGAGAGAGAAGGGAATTATCTGTTGGTTTCCGTAGCCGATCGGGGGAAGGTGATACAGTGGGCGGATCGCGAGAAACTTTTCAAAAAATTTCAGCAGTTGAATAATGCTGATCAGCTGCAGCAGGGGGGAACCGGACTGGGGCTTGCAATCTGTAAAGAGATAATCGAGAAGCATCACGGCAGAATCTATTACAATGCCGGAAAAGAAGGTGGCAATGTTTTCACCTTTACGGTCCCGATATTTGAGGAGGATCATGGAAAAGGATAA